CTCCAACGTCATTTCCGCTATCAAGATTAAATGACATGAGTTATTCCTTTAAGTATTTTCTTGGTCAGGTTTTATTGTGTAATGTCTTTCCAGAATATTAATAAAATCTGATGAAAAACCATCTAGTAAAACAAGATGTTTTTTTATTCGATTGATTAATATATTATAAAAAATAACCGCTGGAATAGCGACAAAAAGTCCAAGTGCAGTTGCAATCAGAGCTTCAGAAATACCAGGAGCAACAGCTGCTAGACTGGAAGCACCGCTTGATCCAATATCGTGAAAAGCACGAATAATACCTACAACTGTGCCAAAAAGTCCGATAAAAGGACCTGCAGATGCACACACGGCTAAAATGCTTAAGTTGCTACCAAGATTTGCTTCTTCAATCATTTTTTGCCGAGAAAGGGTTCTCTTAACTGTATCAAATATGACAGAACCAGTCGAACCTCTTTTTTCTCTTGTTTGCAAAACACGAATCATTTCATTGAATCCAGAACGGAAAACTTCACGAGCAGGGCTATAATCCATATCTTTTACACGTAAATTTAATTCAGAGAGACTCTTGGCCTCCCAAAAATTGGTGAGAAATTTTTCTGAAAGTCCGTGCATTTCTTTCAGTCGATGCATTTTGCTTATGATGACAACCCAAGCCCAAATACTCATTATTCCAAGTAAAATTGTAATAGCTATGCCAATGGGACCGCCATGGAGTATAATTGAAAACCAATCAATTTTTGCGGATTGAGCTACTGTTTCCATTAATAACACCTTCCAGAAGTTATATTTCAGATTTTTGAATTATCATTTCTTTTTGTATTGCATAATTTAAAATTAATCGAGCAATTTCTTCTTGAGTTGATTTAGTCGAGTCGAGAATGATTGCGTCTATTGCTGGTTTTAAAGGAGCAATTTTTCTATTTGTATCACGAATATCTCTTTCGTTAATTTCTTTTATGAGTTCGTTGATATTAGTTTTCATTCCATTTGAATGTAATTCTTTAAGTCTTCTTTCTGCTCTTTCTTCTGGAGAAGCTGTTAAAAATATTTTGAGAGGAGCATCAGGGAACACAACAGTTCCCATATCTCTACCGTCAACAACGGCACCATTATTATTTAAAACAACTTTTCTTTGA
The sequence above is drawn from the Fluviispira vulneris genome and encodes:
- a CDS encoding MotA/TolQ/ExbB proton channel family protein, whose amino-acid sequence is METVAQSAKIDWFSIILHGGPIGIAITILLGIMSIWAWVVIISKMHRLKEMHGLSEKFLTNFWEAKSLSELNLRVKDMDYSPAREVFRSGFNEMIRVLQTREKRGSTGSVIFDTVKRTLSRQKMIEEANLGSNLSILAVCASAGPFIGLFGTVVGIIRAFHDIGSSGASSLAAVAPGISEALIATALGLFVAIPAVIFYNILINRIKKHLVLLDGFSSDFINILERHYTIKPDQENT